The window AAGCAGGAGGGTGGCTGCAAAGGTGCCCCCGTGGGGGCACCTGGTTGTTCTGGATCGCCGGGGAAAACAATTCAGTTCGCTGGCGCTGGCGCGCTGGTGGAGCCGCCTCGAAAGGGAAGGTTGCCGGGAACTCTGTTTTGCGGTGGGTGGCGCGCTCGGGTTCTCTGATTCGCTGAGACAGCGGGCTGACACCGTGCTGTCCCTGTCAAGAATGACCTATACCCACGAAATGAGTAGATTGATACTGCTGGAGCAGCTGTATCGGATCCA of the Deltaproteobacteria bacterium genome contains:
- a CDS encoding 23S rRNA (pseudouridine(1915)-N(3))-methyltransferase RlmH — its product is MKLRLILVGKVREPYLQEGIASYLQRLNRYLPVTVTVVKAERLTKSNPPERIVDLESRRVAAKVPPWGHLVVLDRRGKQFSSLALARWWSRLEREGCRELCFAVGGALGFSDSLRQRADTVLSLSRMTYTHEMSRLILLEQLYRIHTILRGEKYHR